The following are from one region of the Sorghum bicolor cultivar BTx623 chromosome 2, Sorghum_bicolor_NCBIv3, whole genome shotgun sequence genome:
- the LOC8077449 gene encoding extensin-like, producing MRSIRRELQRRRPKPLAPTRSVAKKPSASPPPRHGSSDAIRGPCPRPPHREVPSSTNGHSRGSTVTDASPEPRPRSSSRCTPASAGSAFRATPAAPAQLKPGTVVRVRTRTATLKTGQVLVLCLKATIVSPSTDGGYEVVYDANLPRGDPKSTVHVAPDQVRAIDPSPSPTTPPPSLPPPTATVAATTKKDMPRPTTAGKSLRLIRSLFPEMELPVCA from the coding sequence ATGCGGAGCATCCGCCGCGAGCTCCAGCGCAGGAGGCCCAAGCCCTTGGCGCCGACGAGGTCGGTCGCCAAGAAGCCGTCCGCGTCTCCGCCGCCGCGTCACGGCTCGAGCGACGCCATCCGGGGTCCATGCCCTCGTCCACCGCATCGGGAGGTCCCATCGTCGACCAACGGCCATTCCCGAGGCTCCACCGTCACCGACGCGTCACCAGAGCCCCGGCCTCGCTCTTCGTCGCGCTGCACCCCCGCCTCCGCCGGGTCTGCGTTCCGAGCTACTCCCGCCGCCCCCGCACAGCTGAAGCCTGGGACGGTGGTTCGTGTCCGCACGAGGACTGCGACGCTGAAGACGGGGCAGGTTCTCGTGCTCTGCCTCAAAGCCACGATCGTGTCGCCGTCCACCGACGGAGGCTACGAGGTTGTCTACGACGCCAACTTGCCACGCGGCGATCCCAAGAGCACCGTCCACGTCGCGCCGGACCAGGTCAGGGCGATCGATCCGTCTCCGTCGCCGACAACTCCACCGCCGTCCCTGCCTCCGCCCACCGCCACTGTGGCCGCGACTACGAAGAAGGACATGCCGAGGCCAACCACGGCAGGGAAGAGCCTGCGCCTCATCCGCAGCCTCTTTCCGGAGATGGAGCTTCCAGTCTGCGCTTGA